One genomic region from Rhodoligotrophos appendicifer encodes:
- a CDS encoding CDP-alcohol phosphatidyltransferase family protein, translating to MTVADDTAMVRAQYACFIGATPVLLWNLPPAERTRRLLARFAIQVIENAPQGPGPVMLIRAEAVLDDIVIDALADRPGTLLVMDDGRPVACCCTPDQIAQAKALLGDRGAWQNSGSFRALTAPQLAGSHNKFLRKRQDAFAELVTPAAAPVIERKLFDASYKGVTDAVTKYLWPSIAFRLVKFCAWAGISPNQVTFVSLLASIATLLLFYQGSFLSGLACAWLMALLDTVDGKLARVTATSSKWGNIFDHGIDLIAPPLWWVAWWYGLQDYSLGAHDLVLVAVVFGHIAGKLVEKTFISSFGLKIHVWRELDSNFRLITARRNPNVVILTVVTLLANPSTAYMTMMVWIYFCLFFHLYRLGYAYYLRSQGISIQSWLEDIELTDPDLGYQSGKAA from the coding sequence ATGACGGTTGCCGACGACACAGCCATGGTCAGGGCGCAATACGCCTGCTTCATAGGGGCGACACCTGTCCTTCTTTGGAATCTCCCCCCGGCTGAGCGAACCCGCCGACTGCTCGCGCGTTTCGCGATCCAGGTCATCGAAAACGCTCCCCAGGGCCCTGGCCCGGTAATGCTCATCCGGGCGGAGGCCGTACTCGACGATATCGTCATCGATGCCTTGGCTGACCGTCCCGGAACCCTCTTGGTCATGGATGACGGCCGGCCCGTGGCGTGTTGCTGTACACCGGATCAGATCGCCCAGGCAAAAGCGCTGCTTGGCGACCGAGGCGCTTGGCAGAATTCTGGAAGTTTTCGGGCGCTGACAGCTCCGCAATTGGCGGGATCGCATAATAAATTTCTCCGCAAGCGGCAGGATGCCTTCGCCGAGCTGGTGACGCCCGCGGCGGCCCCGGTCATTGAACGCAAGCTGTTCGATGCGTCCTACAAGGGCGTGACCGACGCCGTGACCAAATATCTTTGGCCGAGCATCGCCTTCCGTCTCGTGAAATTCTGTGCGTGGGCAGGCATCTCGCCGAACCAGGTCACCTTCGTCAGCCTGCTGGCTTCCATAGCGACCCTGCTCCTCTTCTATCAGGGCTCCTTTCTCTCCGGTCTCGCCTGCGCCTGGCTGATGGCGCTGTTGGATACAGTCGATGGCAAGCTCGCTCGCGTCACCGCGACCTCAAGCAAGTGGGGCAATATTTTCGACCACGGCATCGACCTGATTGCACCGCCGTTGTGGTGGGTGGCGTGGTGGTACGGACTCCAAGATTATTCTCTCGGAGCGCACGACCTCGTTCTGGTCGCTGTCGTGTTCGGCCATATCGCGGGCAAGCTCGTGGAAAAGACCTTCATTTCCAGTTTCGGTCTGAAGATCCATGTATGGCGGGAGCTGGATTCCAATTTTCGCCTGATCACGGCGCGGCGTAATCCCAACGTGGTCATTCTCACCGTAGTGACGCTGCTGGCGAATCCGTCCACAGCCTACATGACGATGATGGTGTGGATCTATTTCTGCCTGTTCTTCCATCTCTATCGTCTGGGATATGCATATTACCTCCGCTCCCAGGGGATCTCGATCCAGAGCTGGCTCGAAGATATCG